Within Populus trichocarpa isolate Nisqually-1 chromosome 6, P.trichocarpa_v4.1, whole genome shotgun sequence, the genomic segment tcgaaaataaattaacattacAAGAACAAGATCATGGATGGTTCGAAGAATTTAAAATCTACTAGCTAACCCGTGATTTCCACCGTATGTAGGCTAGAGCAATAATATGGCTAGCAAGTcgagaaaaggaagagagaagtAACACTACAAGATCCAACCAAGCACCGAAACCTCTGCATTCTCAGCTCCATAGCCCTCCTGGTCTTTCATTGAAGAGATCTCTCCAAAGGTTCttgcaaaagagaaagaagagggcCGAAGCGATCTCCCCATATAGACAATGATAATGGCTGAAATAATTGTGGGGGAAAATAACCTCAATTCCCAATTCGATGATTACCATGTTGTTGAATAAGAGAAATCTCATTGATTTTCAAGTGTATAAAAGTACTCTAGTGTAGCTATGATTCTTGAGAGGAGGAGCCATTTGTAATGTTTCCAAATCCTTTCCCTTCTCTGATTCCTGTTTTGATaatagttataatttaaaaattatgattcttttttaaatgtaatGAAAGGGGTTGAAACCATAGAATTTTATGGTATTCGAagaacattgttttttaattattatatatttgatataaaaataacaatactaataatattttttcatgaaaattcaattcaaattttttatttttattttttaataggtttttaacattattttcttacatttataatgtttttaactttaaattaaacataaaatatgaatatattatttaaatttttttaaaaaaatattttaacaattataaaatatttttttaatagaaataatgTTCCGATAAAAATCTTGTATTTGCTAAAATAagtaaaagatatattaattagaaaaaattataaataaaataatattattttaataaaaataattaactcatTTGTGACTCAAAACACAAGCCCAAAAATTAAAGCCCACAATAACAAACCGCTGAGCCCATGATGACCACATCAACAAAAACTGCCACTTTACAAACACATAAAGTTACTTTTGCAGTCCTTGTAAGCACTTCACTTCACTTCACTTGTAACACCAAAGACACAAACCCAGAAAGAGGAAAagaggaaaaggagaaaaatgatgaagcctcctcaaggagaagaagaagatgaagaacgACTTCGTCAAAGAAAACTTGAAGAAGCCCTTGAAGTCAAGTCTCTCCGGCGCATAATCAGTGCTTACCTCAAGTAATTTTATTGCCTGGCCTTTTCTCCCTcaatttcctcttctttttttgtgttttgatttgtttttttgtgtttagttATCCAGAGGCAGCAGAAGAGGATGTTAAAAGATATGAAAGATCTTTTAGGAAGCTTTCTTCTTCTCACAAAGTGggttttcttctttaatggattttttgcatgttttcttGAGATCTTGAAAGATTTGAGTAAGGTCATGTGATTTGAATAAAGATTTACTGAATTCTGAGTTGGAGATAATGAATTCTGAGTTTTTAAAGCACTTAATTTTGTGTTACTGAATATTCTAATGTGAT encodes:
- the LOC7479614 gene encoding protein TIFY 5A, with the protein product MRRDSNLDLCLSPMAPSSSLPSASSHQNLMDEPAMRQQHLTIFYNGRISVCDVTEFQARAIIWLASREKEERSNTTRSNQAPKPLHSQLHSPPGLSLKRSLQRFLQKRKKRAEAISPYRQ